Proteins co-encoded in one Erwinia sp. genomic window:
- a CDS encoding hypothetical protein (ID:JIFNMEKO_01629;~source:Prodigal:2.6), translating to MVFKAVASMTSIRILPPDKDAELRAKGHTRFLSQV from the coding sequence ATGGTTTTCAAAGCTGTAGCGAGTATGACGTCAATCCGGATTTTACCTCCTGATAAAGACGCTGAGTTACGTGCTAAAGGTCACACACGTTTCTTATCACAGGTGTGA
- the osmE gene encoding Osmotically-inducible putative lipoprotein OsmE (ID:JIFNMEKO_01630;~source:Prodigal:2.6), producing MKEMAAALIAVLLCLLQTGCSAHDQPANDSKYSVMGSVKKGMSREMVKERAGLPATEITMLFAKGTCQTYLIRGQDGEQMTYFVSYNDSGKVINYGFQSCSEYDVNPDFTS from the coding sequence ATGAAAGAGATGGCCGCAGCACTGATTGCTGTTTTGCTGTGCCTGTTGCAGACGGGATGTTCTGCTCATGATCAGCCGGCAAACGATAGTAAATACTCAGTTATGGGTAGCGTCAAAAAAGGAATGAGCCGGGAAATGGTAAAAGAGCGCGCAGGCTTACCTGCGACTGAAATCACCATGCTCTTTGCTAAAGGAACTTGCCAGACCTATCTGATACGCGGACAAGATGGAGAGCAAATGACTTATTTTGTCAGCTATAATGACAGCGGGAAAGTAATTAACTATGGTTTTCAAAGCTGTAGCGAGTATGACGTCAATCCGGATTTTACCTCCTGA
- the nadE gene encoding NH(3)-dependent NAD(+) synthetase (ID:JIFNMEKO_01631;~source:Prodigal:2.6): MALQQEIIASLGVKPTIDAEEEIRLSVDFLKRYLQRYPFIKSLVLGISGGQDSTLTGKLCQQAINELRAETGDTAYQFIAVRLPYGEQADESDCQDAIGFINPDRVVTVNIKAAVLASEKALSEAGIALSDFVRGNEKARERMKAQYSIAGMTAGVVVGTDHAAEAVTGFFTKYGDGGTDINPIFRLNKRHGKYLLKALGCPEHLYLKHPTADLEDSRPGLQDEVALGVSYDLIDRYLEGETVPEEAARIIESWYLKTEHKRHPPITVFDTFWQ; this comes from the coding sequence ATGGCTCTGCAGCAAGAGATTATTGCTTCACTTGGCGTCAAACCCACCATTGATGCTGAAGAAGAAATTCGTCTCAGCGTTGATTTTCTGAAACGTTATTTGCAACGCTACCCTTTTATCAAATCCCTGGTGCTGGGCATCAGCGGTGGGCAGGACTCAACCTTAACAGGCAAGCTTTGCCAGCAAGCTATCAATGAACTTCGTGCAGAAACAGGTGATACCGCTTACCAGTTTATTGCTGTTCGGCTCCCTTACGGTGAACAGGCTGACGAGAGTGACTGTCAGGATGCTATCGGATTCATCAACCCTGATCGCGTGGTCACTGTTAATATTAAAGCCGCTGTTTTAGCAAGTGAAAAAGCCCTGAGCGAAGCGGGTATTGCCCTTTCTGATTTTGTCCGTGGCAATGAAAAAGCCCGGGAGCGCATGAAGGCACAATACAGCATTGCCGGTATGACTGCCGGGGTTGTGGTCGGCACCGATCATGCAGCAGAAGCCGTGACAGGATTTTTTACCAAATATGGTGATGGTGGTACAGACATCAATCCTATTTTTCGTCTGAATAAGCGCCATGGTAAATACTTGCTCAAAGCTCTGGGCTGCCCTGAACATCTTTATCTCAAACATCCGACCGCCGACCTGGAAGACTCGCGTCCTGGATTACAGGATGAAGTGGCACTGGGGGTAAGTTACGACCTGATAGACAGATATCTGGAAGGTGAAACAGTGCCTGAAGAAGCAGCCAGAATTATTGAATCCTGGTACCTGAAAACCGAACATAAACGCCATCCACCGATCACTGTGTTTGATACCTTTTGGCAATAA
- the yddG gene encoding Aromatic amino acid exporter YddG (ID:JIFNMEKO_01632;~source:Prodigal:2.6): protein MITPSHKATVAGLTAIVLWSMSIGLIRTISEHFGPTLGAALIYTGSAVLLCITGGVRAGRTLPLPYLIAGGFLFVSYEIALAIAIGLARTREQAVELGMINYLWPCLTVILAIPFNRQRFTFWLWLGLVLCTLGLLLVMNDNLQWSPKALWQNITENPAAYSLAFFAAFAWALYNNVTRRWAKGTSGVSLFFVITALILWVKFFFEDTAFNINFSGSALVTVTVMACSTAFAYSGWNRGMQYGSLPLLTSVSYFTPVLSALLAAQLLGLNPSLMFWIGVVILSMGSLLCWRSLH from the coding sequence ATGATAACGCCATCACATAAAGCCACCGTAGCCGGACTCACAGCCATTGTTTTATGGAGCATGAGTATTGGATTAATTCGTACCATCAGTGAACATTTTGGCCCAACACTGGGGGCTGCTTTGATTTACACTGGTAGCGCGGTGTTACTTTGTATTACCGGTGGTGTACGCGCCGGGCGAACGCTACCCCTGCCTTATCTGATAGCAGGTGGTTTTCTATTCGTTAGTTATGAAATTGCCCTGGCTATCGCCATTGGTCTGGCTCGCACACGTGAACAAGCGGTCGAGCTGGGGATGATCAACTACTTGTGGCCCTGCCTGACTGTAATTCTGGCTATTCCATTCAATCGACAGCGCTTCACTTTTTGGTTATGGCTCGGACTGGTGCTATGCACGCTCGGATTATTACTGGTGATGAATGACAATCTGCAGTGGTCACCTAAAGCTCTGTGGCAAAATATAACTGAAAATCCGGCTGCGTATTCTCTGGCTTTTTTTGCGGCATTCGCTTGGGCCTTATATAACAATGTCACTCGTCGCTGGGCAAAAGGAACCAGCGGAGTTTCACTGTTTTTCGTTATCACCGCGCTGATACTCTGGGTAAAATTCTTTTTCGAAGATACGGCGTTCAATATCAATTTCAGTGGTTCTGCGCTTGTTACGGTGACGGTGATGGCATGTTCTACTGCATTTGCCTACTCAGGCTGGAACAGGGGCATGCAGTATGGCAGCCTCCCTTTACTCACTTCGGTCTCTTATTTCACCCCTGTTCTCTCTGCACTGCTTGCGGCTCAATTACTGGGATTGAACCCTTCGCTAATGTTCTGGATTGGTGTAGTTATTCTCTCGATGGGATCGCTTCTCTGCTGGCGATCTTTACACTGA
- the cho gene encoding Excinuclease cho (ID:JIFNMEKO_01633;~source:Prodigal:2.6), with the protein MPPLYHRPFSAHMPEEHYNYPEHLRESLAGMPNTPGVYTFHGEKLPLYIGKSINLRTRVLSHFRNIKEARLLQQTREISFIPTAGELGALLLEASMIKTYQPLFNKRLRKNRQLCSLQLTEHHPQLVYAKTVNFAHTENLFGLFANRHRALEALHQIADTQQLCLVRMGLESRPANQRCFRASLGRCSGVCYGKDTPSAHDARMALALEGMRITCWPWKGAVAVMEESTTLRQYHVVNHWFYLGSASTLAQARKLKQCHSGFDSDGYKILCKPLLSGRYEAITLA; encoded by the coding sequence GTGCCACCTCTTTATCATCGCCCTTTTTCTGCGCACATGCCCGAAGAACACTACAATTACCCCGAGCATTTGCGCGAGTCTTTGGCAGGCATGCCCAATACTCCAGGCGTGTATACTTTTCATGGCGAGAAGCTGCCCTTATACATCGGTAAGAGTATCAACTTACGCACTCGTGTTTTATCTCATTTTCGCAATATCAAAGAGGCGAGATTGTTGCAGCAAACACGTGAAATCTCTTTTATCCCTACAGCTGGTGAGCTTGGTGCACTGCTGCTTGAGGCAAGTATGATTAAAACATACCAGCCACTTTTCAATAAACGATTGCGTAAGAATCGTCAATTGTGCTCATTACAACTGACTGAGCATCATCCACAACTTGTGTATGCCAAAACAGTGAACTTCGCTCATACAGAAAATCTTTTTGGCTTATTTGCTAACCGGCACCGGGCGCTGGAAGCATTACATCAGATTGCAGATACTCAACAACTCTGTCTGGTCAGGATGGGGCTTGAATCGCGGCCAGCTAATCAGCGTTGCTTTCGGGCCAGTCTGGGCCGATGTTCCGGGGTATGTTATGGCAAGGATACTCCTTCAGCGCATGATGCACGAATGGCTCTTGCTCTTGAAGGCATGCGTATTACCTGCTGGCCATGGAAAGGGGCTGTAGCCGTCATGGAAGAGAGTACCACCCTACGGCAGTATCATGTCGTTAATCATTGGTTTTACCTCGGTTCTGCCAGCACACTTGCTCAGGCTAGAAAACTGAAACAATGCCACTCTGGCTTTGACAGCGATGGCTATAAAATTTTATGCAAGCCACTACTTTCAGGACGTTATGAAGCGATTACTTTGGCATGA
- the spy gene encoding Periplasmic chaperone Spy (ID:JIFNMEKO_01634;~source:Prodigal:2.6): MRKLNSLVMAVALAVGATSLVHAAEQQQTPPPPTEQAGKPHPKPPRHGNPMHEMFKGLDLTKEQKEQMRTIVKEAHQEVKRPSIEDRRALHAIIASDKFDAAKADAQATTMAADSKARALNMMATQNKLYNILTTEQKKQYNERFEKRLQEKPEQPHDKPPVDAP; the protein is encoded by the coding sequence ATGCGTAAATTAAATTCACTGGTGATGGCGGTAGCACTGGCAGTCGGTGCAACCAGTCTGGTACACGCGGCAGAACAGCAACAGACCCCACCTCCACCGACTGAGCAGGCGGGAAAACCGCATCCTAAACCCCCACGTCATGGCAACCCCATGCATGAGATGTTTAAAGGGTTGGATTTAACTAAAGAACAGAAAGAGCAGATGCGTACTATCGTTAAAGAAGCGCATCAGGAAGTGAAGCGCCCTTCGATTGAAGACCGCCGTGCATTGCATGCGATTATCGCCTCAGATAAATTTGATGCAGCAAAAGCCGATGCTCAGGCAACGACCATGGCTGCTGACAGTAAAGCGCGCGCACTGAATATGATGGCAACACAGAACAAGTTATATAATATTCTGACCACAGAGCAGAAAAAACAGTATAACGAGCGATTTGAAAAACGCCTGCAGGAAAAACCTGAGCAGCCTCATGACAAACCCCCTGTTGATGCACCTTAA
- a CDS encoding hypothetical protein (ID:JIFNMEKO_01635;~source:Prodigal:2.6), giving the protein MIIRPHRHWFIRLFAWNGSVLPDILFRLSLNLLMSVIAIFCLDWYETLGIKLTLAPFSLLGVSIAIFLGFRNSVCYARYTEARMLWGSLLITCRTILRQVQAIAPGDAQRISVLLMAFCYSLKHQLRHSGPRDDLYRYLGDETEDVLRRRAPTNVIELKISRWLAELRHTGQVSDVVYVQLDNSIHQLSMVLGGCERLASMPVPFAYGLLLHRTVYLFCTLLPFALVPDLHYMTPLVSVFIAYSFLSLDTLAEELEMPFGYANNHLPMDAMCANIEINLLEMNNQRELPDTPQPDRYYRLS; this is encoded by the coding sequence ATGATTATTCGTCCACATCGTCACTGGTTTATTCGTTTGTTCGCCTGGAATGGCTCGGTACTGCCTGATATTTTATTTCGTCTTTCACTGAATTTGCTGATGTCGGTGATCGCGATATTTTGTCTCGACTGGTATGAAACACTGGGTATCAAGCTGACACTAGCCCCATTCAGTCTGTTGGGGGTTTCAATTGCTATCTTTCTCGGTTTTCGTAATAGTGTGTGTTATGCCCGCTATACTGAGGCACGCATGCTTTGGGGCAGTTTGCTGATTACCTGCCGGACTATTTTGCGTCAGGTGCAGGCGATTGCTCCTGGCGATGCGCAACGCATCTCAGTACTACTGATGGCGTTTTGTTATAGCCTGAAACACCAATTACGCCATAGCGGCCCACGGGATGACCTCTACCGGTATCTCGGGGATGAAACAGAGGATGTTTTGCGGCGCCGTGCACCGACCAATGTTATTGAATTGAAAATATCACGCTGGCTGGCTGAACTACGTCATACCGGACAGGTTTCTGATGTGGTTTATGTCCAGCTCGACAATAGCATTCACCAGTTGTCCATGGTTTTAGGGGGATGTGAGCGACTTGCCAGCATGCCTGTGCCTTTTGCATACGGACTTTTGTTACACCGCACTGTTTACTTATTTTGTACGTTGTTACCTTTCGCTCTGGTACCTGATTTGCATTACATGACGCCTCTGGTTTCAGTATTTATCGCTTACAGCTTTCTTTCGCTGGATACGTTGGCTGAAGAGTTGGAAATGCCCTTTGGCTATGCAAATAATCATCTGCCGATGGATGCTATGTGTGCCAACATTGAAATCAATCTACTTGAAATGAACAATCAGCGTGAACTGCCAGACACCCCCCAGCCAGATCGTTATTATCGGCTTAGCTAG
- the chaC gene encoding Glutathione-specific gamma-glutamylcyclotransferase (ID:JIFNMEKO_01636;~source:Prodigal:2.6), translated as MGILTREFLRQADCKTAFGAIDEALLWSQEQRTNSLKATLGRRPDNSAVWVFGYGSLMWNPVFEAAEQAEGVLTGWHRTFCLRLTADRATDCNPGRMLGLEAGGDTQGVAFRLPEATLEQDLDLLWKREMLTGCYLPTWCDLKLKDGRDVTALVFIVNVHHAFYEAEIEPQVIAPLIVGASGPLGSNVEYLFALEKTLTERGVVDNTLNELLACVRRILKCPGSVIAD; from the coding sequence GTGGGCATATTGACGCGTGAGTTTTTAAGACAGGCAGATTGTAAAACAGCTTTTGGTGCTATTGATGAAGCACTTTTATGGAGCCAGGAGCAACGTACCAATTCGCTGAAAGCGACACTAGGCAGACGGCCTGATAATAGTGCTGTTTGGGTCTTTGGTTACGGATCTCTGATGTGGAATCCCGTGTTTGAAGCCGCCGAACAGGCGGAAGGCGTGCTGACAGGATGGCATCGCACTTTTTGTCTGCGACTCACGGCAGATCGCGCAACAGATTGTAATCCCGGTCGTATGCTGGGACTGGAAGCTGGCGGCGATACGCAAGGTGTGGCATTTCGACTCCCTGAAGCGACCTTAGAACAGGATTTGGATCTGCTATGGAAACGGGAGATGCTAACGGGCTGTTATCTTCCGACATGGTGCGACCTGAAACTCAAAGACGGGCGCGACGTCACTGCTTTGGTGTTCATTGTAAATGTGCATCACGCTTTCTATGAAGCAGAAATAGAGCCTCAGGTTATCGCACCTTTGATTGTCGGTGCCTCGGGGCCTTTAGGCAGCAATGTGGAATATCTTTTTGCACTGGAAAAGACGCTGACAGAGAGAGGGGTCGTGGATAACACGCTGAACGAACTGTTAGCATGCGTACGCCGGATACTGAAATGTCCGGGTTCTGTAATTGCTGATTAA
- the chaA gene encoding Sodium-potassium/proton antiporter ChaA (ID:JIFNMEKO_01637;~source:Prodigal:2.6), whose protein sequence is MGTHEGVKTRHTEYSLIFPLAALVILWFWGTASSLPLVVGINLLALVAILSSAFSVVRHADVLAHRLGEPYGSLILSLSVVILEVSLISALMATGDAAPALMRDTLYSIIMIVTCGLVGAALLMGGRKFATQYVNLVGVKQYLIAIFPLAILVLIFPNSLPGSNFSVSQALLISAISAAMYGVFLLIQTKTHQSLFVYEHEDDGDDDDPHHGKPSAHSSLWHTVWLIIHLVAVISVTKMNANTLESLLTELNAPAQFTGFLVALLILSPEGLGAIKAVMANQVQRAMNLFFGSVLATISLTVPAVTIIATLTGQQLIFGLESPQMVMMVAALILCQVSFSTGRTNVLNGAAHLALFVGYLMTIML, encoded by the coding sequence ATGGGTACACACGAGGGCGTAAAAACCCGCCATACTGAATATTCACTTATCTTCCCACTGGCTGCCCTGGTCATTTTATGGTTCTGGGGTACTGCGAGTTCATTACCGCTGGTAGTAGGCATTAATCTGCTCGCGCTGGTCGCGATACTCAGTAGCGCTTTCAGCGTTGTCAGGCATGCAGACGTTTTAGCTCACCGGCTGGGCGAACCCTACGGCTCACTCATTCTGAGCCTCTCGGTAGTGATTCTGGAGGTTAGTCTAATCTCTGCGCTGATGGCCACAGGAGATGCCGCCCCTGCATTGATGCGTGACACGCTTTACTCCATTATTATGATTGTTACTTGTGGATTGGTTGGTGCAGCGCTGCTGATGGGAGGCAGAAAATTTGCTACCCAATATGTCAATCTCGTGGGTGTTAAACAGTATCTGATTGCCATTTTCCCTTTAGCTATCCTGGTGCTGATATTCCCCAATTCTTTACCCGGTAGTAATTTTTCTGTCTCCCAGGCCTTACTTATTTCGGCCATTTCCGCCGCAATGTATGGCGTTTTCCTGCTTATTCAGACCAAAACGCACCAAAGTCTGTTTGTTTACGAACACGAAGACGACGGTGATGACGATGATCCTCATCACGGTAAGCCTTCCGCTCACTCTAGCTTATGGCACACTGTCTGGTTGATTATTCATCTGGTGGCGGTGATCAGTGTGACTAAAATGAATGCAAACACACTGGAATCACTGCTGACGGAACTCAATGCTCCTGCGCAATTCACCGGTTTTCTGGTTGCGTTGTTAATACTCTCTCCGGAGGGGCTGGGCGCCATTAAAGCTGTAATGGCAAATCAGGTACAACGTGCGATGAATTTGTTCTTCGGCTCGGTACTGGCAACCATATCGCTGACTGTACCCGCAGTGACTATCATTGCCACCCTGACCGGGCAGCAACTGATTTTCGGGCTTGAATCGCCGCAAATGGTGATGATGGTGGCAGCACTGATACTTTGTCAGGTGTCATTCTCTACTGGCAGAACGAACGTGTTGAATGGTGCTGCACATCTGGCTTTATTTGTCGGTTATCTGATGACAATCATGCTTTAA
- the hslJ gene encoding Heat shock protein HslJ (ID:JIFNMEKO_01638;~source:Prodigal:2.6) yields the protein MSLRMSVLAAAVVLAGCTTTPTQVGGTSSLAGRHFELSQADGQRVSEPARVPEIAFDDTLRVSGAVCNRFFGQGKISEGKLLVPQLASTKMLCSSEQLNQWENTLSNLLMEGAVVTLDKQTLTLSGNGHTFIYVEVQKKS from the coding sequence ATGTCATTGAGAATGTCTGTGTTAGCAGCTGCCGTAGTACTGGCTGGTTGTACCACAACCCCGACGCAGGTCGGAGGCACATCTTCACTTGCAGGCCGTCATTTTGAGTTATCCCAGGCAGATGGACAACGTGTTTCCGAGCCTGCGCGTGTACCGGAAATTGCTTTTGATGACACGCTGCGTGTCAGTGGAGCTGTGTGTAATCGTTTTTTTGGTCAGGGCAAAATCAGTGAAGGAAAATTACTGGTTCCCCAACTTGCTTCAACGAAAATGTTGTGTAGCAGTGAACAGCTTAACCAGTGGGAAAACACATTAAGTAATTTATTAATGGAAGGAGCAGTAGTTACACTGGACAAGCAGACGCTGACATTGAGTGGTAACGGGCATACCTTTATTTATGTCGAAGTTCAGAAAAAAAGCTAA
- the kdsA gene encoding 2-dehydro-3-deoxyphosphooctonate aldolase (ID:JIFNMEKO_01639;~source:Prodigal:2.6), with protein sequence MKQKVVKIGDIPVANDLPFVLFGGMNVLESRDLAMRICEHYVTVTQKLGIPYVFKASFDKANRSSIHSYRGPGLEEGMKIFQELKATFGVKVITDVHEASQAQPVADVVDVIQLPAFLARQTDLVEAMAKTRAVINVKKPQFVSPGQMGNIVEKFAEGGNDQVILCDRGTNFGYDNLVVDMLGFNVMKQVSHGSPVIFDVTHALQCRDPFGAASGGRRGQVTELARAGMAVGLSGLFIEAHPDPANARCDGPSALPLDKLEPFLTQIKALDDLVKNLPPLDTSH encoded by the coding sequence ATGAAACAAAAAGTGGTGAAGATTGGTGATATTCCGGTCGCTAACGACCTGCCGTTCGTTCTTTTCGGTGGCATGAATGTGCTGGAATCACGTGATTTAGCGATGCGTATTTGTGAGCATTACGTCACAGTCACTCAAAAGTTAGGTATACCTTACGTTTTCAAAGCCTCATTTGATAAAGCGAATCGCTCTTCCATTCACTCATACCGTGGTCCGGGTCTTGAAGAAGGGATGAAAATCTTTCAGGAGCTGAAAGCGACATTCGGCGTGAAAGTGATAACGGATGTCCATGAAGCCTCACAGGCACAGCCTGTTGCTGATGTGGTTGATGTGATCCAACTGCCAGCGTTCCTTGCCAGACAGACCGATCTTGTCGAAGCGATGGCGAAAACTCGGGCGGTGATAAATGTCAAAAAACCGCAATTTGTCAGTCCAGGGCAAATGGGCAACATCGTAGAAAAATTCGCTGAGGGCGGTAACGATCAGGTTATTCTCTGCGATCGTGGAACTAACTTTGGCTATGATAACCTTGTAGTAGACATGCTCGGGTTTAATGTGATGAAGCAGGTCTCACACGGCAGTCCGGTTATTTTTGATGTGACACATGCACTGCAATGCCGGGACCCATTTGGCGCCGCCTCCGGTGGGCGGCGTGGGCAGGTCACGGAGCTTGCCCGTGCGGGCATGGCAGTTGGTTTGAGTGGTCTGTTTATTGAAGCGCATCCTGATCCAGCCAATGCACGTTGCGATGGGCCTTCCGCGCTACCGCTCGATAAACTGGAACCCTTCCTGACACAGATTAAAGCGCTGGATGATTTGGTGAAAAACCTTCCCCCGCTGGATACCAGTCATTAA
- a CDS encoding hypothetical protein (ID:JIFNMEKO_01640;~source:Prodigal:2.6) — MKAIADIDFSRQSLFEAMTDVMQVMRDDFSAPVVKQQLDALVREARAMIPVRIAQDQQLEKLIELFWHQWGFGGASGVYRLSDTLWLDEVLQSRKGTAVSLGIIFLHIAQALSIPIIPVIFPTQLILRADWLDEEMWLINPFNGETLSEHTLEVWLKGNMGPVAELYDDDLQEADPHQVLNKMLDTLKSALMEEGQMELALQVSQVLIQMDPEDPYEIRDRGLIFAQLDCEHVALHDLSYFIEQCPEDPVSEMIRMQIYAIGQKQVTLH; from the coding sequence ATGAAGGCAATAGCTGATATTGATTTTTCCAGACAGTCATTATTTGAAGCGATGACTGATGTGATGCAAGTCATGCGTGATGATTTTTCCGCCCCAGTAGTAAAACAACAATTAGACGCATTGGTGCGCGAAGCGCGTGCCATGATACCTGTGCGAATTGCTCAGGATCAACAACTTGAGAAATTGATCGAGTTGTTCTGGCATCAATGGGGTTTCGGAGGCGCGAGCGGAGTCTACCGGCTTTCTGATACATTGTGGCTTGATGAAGTGTTACAAAGCCGTAAAGGTACAGCAGTGTCGCTGGGTATCATCTTCCTGCATATTGCTCAGGCACTTTCTATTCCGATCATCCCGGTCATTTTTCCCACTCAACTCATCTTACGCGCTGACTGGCTGGATGAGGAAATGTGGCTGATTAACCCGTTCAATGGTGAAACATTATCTGAGCATACACTTGAAGTGTGGCTGAAAGGTAATATGGGACCGGTTGCAGAATTATACGACGATGATTTACAGGAAGCAGACCCTCATCAGGTGTTGAATAAAATGCTCGATACGCTTAAATCAGCGTTGATGGAGGAGGGGCAAATGGAGCTGGCATTACAGGTCAGTCAGGTACTTATCCAGATGGATCCAGAAGACCCGTATGAAATCCGGGACAGAGGATTGATTTTTGCCCAGCTCGATTGCGAGCACGTTGCACTGCACGATCTTAGCTATTTCATAGAGCAGTGTCCTGAAGATCCGGTAAGTGAAATGATCAGGATGCAAATTTACGCTATTGGACAAAAACAAGTGACATTACATTAG
- the ychQ gene encoding Protein YchQ (ID:JIFNMEKO_01641;~source:Prodigal:2.6), with protein MIHYLLIKKIHLLTVTVSVVLLLLRFYWLQRGSLKLQQRWVKILPHINDTLLLISGVVMVVLAHYYPFTPQGEWLTEKLFGVIIYISLGFVALSRRPRSQGVRWSAFILALITLSIIGKLAITKLPLLGIV; from the coding sequence ATGATCCATTATCTGTTAATAAAAAAAATCCATCTGCTGACCGTCACGGTCAGTGTTGTTTTGCTGCTATTGCGCTTTTACTGGTTGCAGCGCGGATCACTGAAATTGCAGCAGCGTTGGGTGAAAATTTTACCTCATATTAACGATACTCTTTTATTGATCTCAGGTGTGGTGATGGTGGTCCTTGCCCATTATTATCCTTTTACCCCTCAGGGCGAATGGCTGACGGAAAAGCTGTTTGGCGTTATTATTTATATTAGTCTGGGGTTTGTGGCGCTCAGCCGTCGCCCCCGTTCACAGGGTGTTCGCTGGTCAGCCTTCATCCTGGCGCTGATTACGCTTAGCATAATTGGCAAACTGGCTATAACAAAACTGCCATTGCTGGGGATCGTATGA
- the prmC gene encoding Release factor glutamine methyltransferase (ID:JIFNMEKO_01642;~source:Prodigal:2.6): protein MDFRQWLSMAITRLTSSESAKRDAEILLSHVTGRSRSQIIAFDETRLTAAQLERLNLLLARRESGQPVAHIIGEREFWSLPLLVTPDTLIPRPDTELLVAEALLHIGTGQQRVLDLGTGSGAVALALASERPDCHVTGVDRIAAAVELAKRNAGRLGLSHVSFYVSDWFSAVEGQRFDLIVSNPPYIDGDDEHLQLGDVRFEPHSALVAEEHGLADLRKIIFSAHKYLNLQGWLMLEHGWQQVEMVQNMLDSAGFTGIVTIKDYGGNDRVTRGRISQLSGVSR, encoded by the coding sequence ATGGACTTTCGTCAATGGCTGAGTATGGCTATAACCCGTCTTACCAGCAGTGAAAGTGCTAAGCGTGATGCGGAGATCCTGTTGTCGCATGTGACAGGGCGCTCACGCAGTCAAATCATCGCCTTTGATGAGACCCGTCTGACGGCGGCACAGCTGGAGAGACTGAACCTACTGCTTGCGCGTCGTGAGTCAGGTCAGCCGGTTGCTCATATTATCGGTGAACGGGAGTTTTGGTCATTACCTTTGCTGGTAACGCCCGATACGCTGATTCCCCGTCCGGATACTGAACTACTGGTGGCTGAGGCCCTGTTGCATATCGGAACAGGTCAGCAACGTGTTCTCGATCTCGGTACAGGGAGTGGTGCAGTTGCGCTGGCACTGGCCAGTGAACGTCCGGATTGTCATGTTACTGGTGTGGATCGTATCGCAGCTGCGGTTGAACTGGCAAAGCGTAATGCTGGAAGGCTGGGACTTTCCCATGTCAGCTTTTACGTCAGTGACTGGTTCTCTGCTGTCGAAGGGCAGCGGTTTGATCTTATCGTTAGTAATCCTCCTTATATCGATGGTGATGACGAACATTTACAGCTTGGAGATGTGAGATTTGAGCCCCACAGTGCGCTGGTGGCCGAAGAGCATGGATTAGCGGATCTGCGCAAAATAATTTTTTCTGCTCACAAGTATCTCAATCTCCAGGGCTGGTTGATGCTTGAGCATGGCTGGCAGCAGGTTGAAATGGTGCAAAATATGCTCGACAGTGCTGGATTTACCGGGATAGTGACGATAAAAGATTATGGCGGCAATGATCGGGTGACCCGCGGAAGAATAAGTCAATTATCAGGAGTCAGCAGATGA